TTCAGTGGGTGAAAGGTATCCCACAAAAAAGATGTCTACCCAGAACCTGTAAATGTGCCCTCATTTGGTAAAAGGGTCTTTGTAGATTTAATTAAAGATCTCCATGTGAGACCCTCCTGGAttagtctaaaccctaacccaaTGACattgtccttataagagaaagaagaccatgtgaagacagaggcagagattggagtgctGCACTGTAAACCAAGGAACAGCAAGGACTGCACACAGCCACCAGCAGttaagattctccctcagagcctccataAGTAACCAGCCTAGCCAACActtttagacttctagcctcaagGGCTATGAGAGACATTCTTTTAAGCTACCAAGTGTGTGGTTATCTGTTACGGCAGccataaaaaaactaaaacagtaATGTATTTCTGAcagaaaatctcttttaaaaggtACTATGATTGACACAATTTATCTTTGGCCATCATACATTTCATACCAAGAATTAAtcaaaagggggcacctggctggcacagtcagtaCAGTGTGCCACTTTTTGatgttggggtcatgagttcgagccctactttaggtatacagattacttaaataatattaaaaaaaaattagtaggacctctgggtggctcggtcagttaagcacccaattcttgatttcagttcagatcatcatctcagggttgtgagactaagccccatgttgagctctgcgctaggggtggagtctgcttaaaattctcttttcctttcccctgccttcccccctcctccccctccactcacatgctctctctaaaaaaaaaaaaaaaaaaaaaaaaaaaaaaaaaattaaaattaaaattaaataaataaaataaaaataaagaattagtgAACGGGCTTGATCATTTCTAGACTTTTAACAAAAATCAACAACTTAATTACAAGATAAATCTAGATGAGCctctaatttttaacatttactatCAGTGAGCCTATTTTGTCTtatgattaaaattatatttactgaAATGTTAAGTAACTTTTCAATCAAGAATATTACCTgatgatttgcaaattttttcaaatactttgccTGCTACTGCTTTCTAAAGACAATTAATAAATAAGTTTCAGTACCAAAAAGCTCAGTTTTCTTAAACTTGTACCTGTAAAATGTTTCCCAGCTTTCTGTATGGCCAGCAGTATCAAAGGGCTATCATGAAATAACTGTAAACAATTTCATCTTCCATTATTCAGGCTTATGGAGCAAGTTTTAAACTCTTCTCAGTTCTTAAACACTTCCTTggatttattatatatgtttataacacATATATGTGAtgcttaaaacacaaaaaaatctgaTGTGACCTGTGGATCACCACCGTGCCTAAAAGAAAGTCCATAATTTTTACCTGTTCAGTTGTTCATTGTGGAGATAGTCTAAATAAGAAGTCTATTTTTAGGATTCAAGGTATCTCTGATGTTACCACATAAACCTCTGGATGTCCTGACTATTTGGCCACTGAAAAGTCTTGttcaagaagatataaaaagttAGGAAATTGACAACTGCATAGCAACCCAGTTCACAAACAAGTCTAGATATAGGGGGCAGAGGTATGTTAAGCCTATAAATAACATAAGGTAAAATGAAGTAACGAAATTCTAGCAGTTTCTGAGGTACTGTAAcagtaaacaagcaaataaaaaacattaaattccAGAAAATCGACTTTGATTTCAGCGAGTCAGCTATACTCCAGCCAGCAAATATATATACTGGAACTAACAAGTATTTCACAATTTCGTACCTCTGAAAAACTCTTTTCCATACATAGAATGTATAATGTCTATTATCTGCAAGCAAGTATTTATGAGCATAAGTAAATTTCcaaactaaaaaaagagagaccaagGTAATCACAAAAAACTGAATTCTACGTTTCCAAACTAAGGAAAGAAAAGCCCGAATTTTGCTAGGAGACAGTaggtgaggaaaggaaaaaaagagagtaaaagagaaaaagtagaagagTTGAGGAAAATGTAGACAGGCTTCATGACTACTTCGATCGCCAATAACAATCCCACCATTAACAActacaaaaacacaaaatagaaacaCTAGAAGGATGTAGGGCCAAGTCAAAAGGAAAAGCATACTCAAGTTCTTAAAGGACATGgaataaaccaaaagaaactgaagaatttTCCTGAACTCTGAAAATGGTCCTTTAATAGGGGGAagcctctcttcctttttcttttgtagctCAGTTTTCCAGGCTTCAGTTAGTTTTTGTGCAATGACGTTTCCTGCGCAGAAGACAGCCCAGATGATATTAGTTTGACGAAACATGAAGCCACAAAATCCAAGCAAAGCTGAAGTTTTATGATTTCCATAAAGACACATCAAATAGGCAAAAAGAGTAAAaaacatggatcctgcttctgtataataaaggaagttaaaaaaatagagtgtGGGAAATACTGCTAATGTTAATGTTGATAAGATTCTCTGGACACTTGAGGCAGCCTaaggggaagagaaaacacatgtaaaattattttcatgataaaataaatatgccatTTCTGCTAAgagagatttattaaaaaaacaaaaactgtctgAATCTTAAGTAAAATTATCCAATATTAATCTTATTTCTAGCTTTGCAAAAATACAATATACATTTTAAGGACACTTTCTGGTCCCTTTTAGTTGTATCTATCAGTTTGGAAGCCATGAAGACAATACATGTTTACGTCAAAGCCTCTATGTCCTGAAATACTTTGAGTTATTCAGCAAATAGAGTTAAGGGAGTTATCGTGTGAAAGACACTGAACTCAATTCTGTAAGGAACATGTTGATGAATGGCACATAGGGCACATGGTTTCACTTCCTTGAACTTAAGTCTTAGGGCCTCCAATCAGCATTTATTTAACCATCATCAATTCCTTTTAAAGACAACCCCTTGAAAACTCTACTTTAGAGAAAATATAACTATGTATATAGCATTTACACTACCCATATATACTATACCCAATGATCTTACTGTTTCATGATGAACTTACTGGGTTCTTCCTGAAAACAGTGGGCCCAGTCTAAAGCTAAATATCTTATTTTGGCGTTTCTCACTATTTCAGATTTTGAAAGCATTCTTACCTTCCGAAATTTTATCCTTCATTTAATCTAAATCACCAAATCAAACCATGCCACTCTCTTGGTTAAAACTATAAGGctgggcaggccgggtggctc
Above is a window of Canis lupus baileyi chromosome 25, mCanLup2.hap1, whole genome shotgun sequence DNA encoding:
- the LOC140617279 gene encoding dol-P-Glc:Glc(2)Man(9)GlcNAc(2)-PP-Dol alpha-1,2-glucosyltransferase, with amino-acid sequence MGTGMAQLEGYYFSAALSCTFLVSCLLFSAFSRALREPYMDEIFHLPQAQRYCEGHFSLSQWDPMITTLPGLYLLSVGVVKPASWIFGWSEHVVCSIGMLRFVNLLFSVGNFYLLYLLFRKVQPRHKAASSVQRILSTLTLAVFPTLYFFNFLYYTEAGSMFFTLFAYLMCLYGNHKTSALLGFCGFMFRQTNIIWAVFCAGNVIAQKLTEAWKTELQKKKEERLPPIKGPFSEFRKILQFLLVYSMSFKNLSMLFLLTWPYILLVFLFCVFVVVNGGIVIGDRSSHEACLHFPQLFYFFSFTLFFSFPHLLSPSKIRAFLSLVWKRRIQFFVITLVSLFLVWKFTYAHKYLLADNRHYTFYVWKRVFQRYEIVKYLLVPVYIFAGWSIADSLKSKSIFWNLMFFICLFTVTVPQKLLEFRYFILPYVIYRLNIPLPPISRLVCELGCYAVVNFLTFYIFLNKTFQWPNSQDIQRFMW